The following proteins are co-located in the Xanthocytophaga agilis genome:
- a CDS encoding SDR family oxidoreductase: MELQKSSLLKLAIGAGILWAAKSWIRMRRSFNVEGKVIVITGGTRGLGLSIARELASQKAKLAICSRNIEQLKDAEEELKDYGIDVLALRCDITKQRDVEEMMEQVYDHFGQIDVLINNAGIIEVGPLDNQANTDYEEAIRTHLYASIYTVYSALPYMRQTGRGRIVNISSIGGKVGVPHLAPYSASKFALAGFSKTLRAELLREGIIVTTVYPGLMRTGSPRNVTVKGQHQKEYAWFKTSASLPLLTASAENAALQIVSALKTGRAELVITLPAKLISVLDELFPELSADFFALMNRFLPAASPEGQHSLGRKGYESESAASQTVLSRPSDQAAVQNNEL; the protein is encoded by the coding sequence ATGGAGCTTCAGAAATCTTCTTTACTTAAGCTGGCAATAGGTGCAGGCATCTTGTGGGCCGCAAAATCATGGATTCGGATGCGTCGGTCTTTCAATGTTGAAGGCAAAGTAATTGTGATTACAGGCGGAACTCGTGGCCTGGGTTTATCTATTGCCAGAGAACTAGCTTCTCAGAAAGCAAAACTAGCTATTTGCTCTCGAAATATAGAGCAACTGAAAGATGCAGAAGAAGAATTGAAAGACTATGGTATAGATGTGCTTGCTCTGCGTTGTGATATTACCAAACAAAGAGACGTAGAAGAAATGATGGAGCAGGTTTATGATCATTTTGGACAAATAGATGTATTGATTAATAATGCTGGAATTATAGAAGTAGGGCCATTAGACAATCAGGCAAATACGGATTATGAGGAAGCTATCCGTACACATTTGTATGCTTCTATCTATACAGTATATTCTGCATTACCCTATATGAGGCAAACAGGTAGAGGACGCATTGTAAATATTTCCTCAATAGGAGGCAAAGTAGGGGTTCCGCATCTGGCACCTTATTCTGCCAGTAAGTTTGCATTGGCAGGCTTCTCTAAAACTTTACGGGCAGAATTATTACGTGAAGGGATTATTGTAACAACTGTATATCCAGGACTGATGCGTACAGGTAGTCCAAGAAATGTTACCGTAAAGGGACAACATCAGAAGGAATATGCATGGTTTAAGACAAGTGCATCTTTGCCACTTCTGACAGCTAGTGCGGAAAATGCCGCATTACAAATTGTATCTGCTTTAAAAACTGGACGTGCAGAACTTGTCATTACGTTACCAGCTAAACTGATATCTGTTTTGGACGAATTATTCCCTGAGTTATCTGCTGACTTTTTTGCTTTGATGAATAGATTTCTTCCAGCTGCTTCTCCTGAAGGCCAACATAGTCTGGGGCGCAAAGGGTATGAAAGCGAAAGTGCTGCATCGCAGACTGTTTTGTCTCGACCAAGTGATCAGGCAGCCGTGCAGAATAATGAACTTTAA
- a CDS encoding MBL fold metallo-hydrolase has translation METNTLVKPPQWGTLKPVAPGVVGIPILIVNAYMIGTKDNWVLVDAGLPGNAKRIKKAAETCFGEGAHPKAIVLTHGHFDHIGSLETLVKEWDVPVYAHSLELPYLTGKASYPPPDPTVGGGLMTEIARLFPTKPIDLKDRVRLIPSNGELEELPGWRIIHTPGHAPGHISLFRESDRVLIAGDAFVTTNQESFWAATVTKKQEIHRPPAYFTQDWEAARRSVETLASLEPNVVATGHGLPMQGPFMLKALHQLAENFSQEALPAKGRYVQEPARFSEQGVDFVPPPVADPLPKVLGMIGGAILAGIATYAWVHHTRNRRGIKSIL, from the coding sequence ATGGAAACAAACACTCTAGTTAAACCGCCACAATGGGGAACCCTCAAACCTGTGGCACCAGGAGTTGTAGGAATACCTATTCTTATTGTTAATGCCTATATGATTGGCACCAAAGACAATTGGGTACTAGTTGACGCAGGTTTGCCGGGAAATGCTAAACGCATAAAAAAAGCAGCAGAGACATGTTTTGGGGAAGGAGCACATCCCAAAGCTATTGTATTAACACATGGACATTTTGACCATATAGGGTCATTGGAGACATTAGTAAAAGAATGGGATGTGCCTGTATATGCTCACTCTCTTGAGTTACCCTATCTGACAGGAAAGGCTAGTTATCCTCCTCCTGATCCTACAGTAGGAGGAGGTCTCATGACTGAAATAGCCCGATTATTTCCGACCAAGCCCATTGATCTGAAAGATCGTGTCCGATTGATCCCATCGAATGGAGAACTAGAAGAATTACCAGGATGGCGTATTATCCATACACCAGGACATGCACCAGGACACATTTCTCTTTTCAGAGAATCAGATCGGGTTTTGATCGCTGGAGATGCTTTTGTAACAACCAACCAAGAATCGTTTTGGGCTGCAACAGTTACTAAAAAACAAGAAATTCACAGACCACCTGCTTATTTCACCCAAGATTGGGAGGCAGCCAGACGTTCCGTAGAAACACTGGCAAGTTTAGAGCCCAATGTTGTTGCTACAGGACACGGATTACCTATGCAAGGTCCGTTTATGCTAAAGGCATTACATCAACTGGCTGAAAATTTTTCACAGGAGGCACTTCCGGCTAAAGGTCGGTATGTACAGGAACCTGCCCGCTTTAGTGAACAAGGTGTAGATTTTGTACCTCCTCCTGTTGCAGATCCGCTGCCTAAAGTATTAGGCATGATTGGTGGGGCAATTCTGGCAGGTATTGCTACCTATGCATGGGTGCATCATACAAGAAACCGCCGGGGTATAAAATCAATTTTGTAA
- a CDS encoding TonB-dependent receptor: MQKNVLFFTCLMLILGINTTLMAQTRAVTGKVIADDGSALPGLNVLVKGTTIGTTTNVEGRYSISVPENSVLIFSFVGMNTKEVVVGSQSVIDVTMTSDAKALSEVVVTGYGVAQKAKDLTGSVSTVKGSTIENLPMQTFDRALQGRAAGVQITAASGAPGGAINVRIRGIGSINAGTSPLYIVDGVQVADGSLGSQASTNVLASINPNDIESIEVLKDAAASSIYGAQAANGVVVITTKKGKEGKTIFSLSAQHGKVEPIGVYDVLTASEFATLKIESYVNRAVRTGTDVAKARTDAIAAYGDPATVQNTDWQDAVYRTARIRSYDLSAKGGNDKTRFYVSGSYNFQEGQIIKSDFKRGTFRLNLEHKANDKLSFEAKINLASTVQNGAIADGAFINSPFFAAALILPNQPIYNEDGTLRRPTGTFSYNPVQNALYETRLTKTKQTVSSFAAVYQILPGLNFRSFYGIDYAVNNDENFRSPLSPNFSSTNGSGSNTNRSTLNWNTNQTLNWAHTFKDVHNVSGVVGAEFRQEIRESFTAAGNQFPANGLFTTLAAAATPTSATATYTTWKIGSFFGQAKYDYKDKYLFTATVRYDGSSKFGKNKRWGLFYAGSAGWRLSGEEFLKDVTFIDDLKIRASYGTSGNSQIDNFASRALYGLGGQYLSSPGIRPSQLGNDDLTWEEAKTVDLGLDYSFFNGRVYGSFDVYRKRNEKLLLQKQLPGDSGFESIMQNVGVVQNDGLEIQIGTVNINYNGFKWATDFNISFQRNKIVELNDGLKNIGTSYWVGQPVLINWLPTYAGVNPADGRAMWLDTLGNITYNPVARDSRIQGSPIPKSFGGLSNTFSYKGITLEIFFQGQFGNKALNNNGFFLENSASGGWNNISSQLERWQSPGDITSVPRPYEGGTEPGSANYAGIFSSKHIEDASYIRLKQLTVSYDFPVGLISKVRLSKVRLFVQGLNLVTWTKYKGLDPELVTTELGRYPQPRQYTAGLQVEF; the protein is encoded by the coding sequence ATGCAGAAAAATGTACTCTTTTTTACTTGTTTGATGCTTATTCTCGGTATAAATACTACTTTGATGGCTCAGACAAGAGCAGTAACTGGCAAAGTTATTGCTGATGACGGAAGTGCTCTTCCAGGCTTAAATGTGTTAGTAAAAGGCACAACTATTGGAACTACCACCAATGTAGAAGGACGGTATAGTATCAGTGTTCCTGAGAATTCTGTTTTGATTTTCAGCTTTGTAGGGATGAATACAAAGGAAGTTGTGGTAGGTAGTCAAAGTGTAATTGATGTTACAATGACTTCCGATGCAAAGGCATTGAGTGAAGTAGTGGTTACTGGGTATGGGGTTGCTCAGAAAGCAAAAGATTTGACTGGATCAGTCTCAACTGTAAAAGGAAGTACAATTGAGAACTTGCCTATGCAAACTTTTGATCGGGCATTGCAGGGGAGAGCTGCAGGTGTACAGATAACAGCAGCAAGTGGTGCACCTGGAGGTGCCATCAATGTTCGTATACGAGGTATTGGTTCAATTAATGCAGGTACAAGTCCATTGTACATTGTTGATGGTGTACAGGTTGCTGATGGATCTCTAGGTTCCCAGGCGTCTACCAATGTGCTGGCCTCAATCAATCCTAATGATATAGAGTCAATAGAAGTGCTGAAAGATGCAGCTGCGAGTTCTATTTATGGTGCTCAGGCTGCAAATGGTGTTGTAGTTATCACAACAAAGAAGGGAAAAGAAGGAAAGACTATATTTTCTTTATCGGCCCAACATGGTAAGGTTGAACCGATTGGAGTTTATGATGTTTTAACAGCATCTGAATTTGCGACATTGAAAATCGAATCATACGTTAATCGGGCGGTCAGGACAGGGACTGATGTAGCAAAGGCAAGAACAGACGCTATTGCTGCCTATGGGGACCCTGCGACAGTACAGAACACTGATTGGCAGGATGCCGTTTACAGAACTGCACGTATACGCTCATACGATTTATCTGCAAAAGGAGGTAACGATAAAACACGGTTTTATGTATCCGGATCCTATAACTTTCAGGAAGGACAAATCATAAAGTCTGATTTTAAACGGGGAACGTTCAGACTTAACTTAGAGCATAAAGCTAATGATAAACTATCGTTTGAAGCAAAAATAAACTTGGCCTCTACTGTTCAGAATGGTGCTATTGCAGATGGTGCATTTATTAATAGCCCATTTTTTGCTGCTGCACTTATTCTTCCTAACCAGCCAATCTATAATGAAGATGGTACTTTGCGTAGACCAACCGGCACATTCAGTTATAATCCAGTGCAAAATGCCTTGTACGAAACTCGTTTAACGAAGACAAAGCAAACTGTAAGTAGTTTTGCTGCAGTTTATCAGATATTACCAGGTTTAAATTTCCGGTCTTTCTATGGTATAGATTATGCTGTTAATAATGATGAAAACTTCCGTAGTCCTTTATCTCCAAATTTCTCGTCTACCAATGGTTCCGGAAGTAATACAAACCGTAGCACATTAAACTGGAATACAAACCAAACGTTAAACTGGGCACACACATTTAAAGATGTTCATAATGTAAGCGGTGTTGTTGGTGCAGAATTCAGACAAGAAATCAGAGAAAGCTTCACAGCCGCTGGTAATCAATTTCCTGCAAACGGGTTATTTACTACATTGGCAGCAGCAGCTACTCCAACTTCAGCAACAGCTACTTATACCACATGGAAGATTGGGAGCTTCTTTGGACAGGCTAAGTATGATTACAAAGACAAATACTTATTTACCGCTACTGTAAGATATGATGGATCTTCCAAATTTGGTAAGAATAAAAGATGGGGATTATTCTATGCCGGATCTGCTGGCTGGAGACTGTCAGGTGAAGAGTTCTTAAAAGATGTCACATTTATAGATGATTTAAAAATTAGGGCTAGTTATGGAACAAGTGGTAATTCTCAGATCGATAACTTTGCATCAAGAGCTCTTTATGGATTGGGTGGCCAATATTTGAGTTCTCCAGGGATTCGTCCAAGCCAACTTGGAAACGATGATCTAACTTGGGAAGAAGCAAAAACTGTAGATCTTGGCCTGGATTATTCTTTCTTCAATGGACGTGTTTATGGCTCTTTTGACGTTTACAGAAAACGTAATGAAAAGCTTTTACTGCAAAAGCAACTTCCAGGAGATAGTGGATTTGAATCTATTATGCAAAATGTTGGTGTAGTTCAGAATGATGGCCTTGAAATTCAGATTGGAACTGTTAATATAAATTACAATGGTTTCAAATGGGCTACTGATTTTAATATCAGCTTTCAGCGAAATAAAATTGTTGAATTAAATGATGGGTTAAAAAATATTGGTACTTCCTATTGGGTAGGGCAACCTGTTCTTATTAACTGGTTACCAACTTATGCAGGTGTTAACCCTGCCGATGGACGTGCTATGTGGTTGGATACATTAGGGAATATTACATATAATCCTGTAGCTCGTGATTCTAGAATACAAGGAAGTCCCATTCCTAAATCATTTGGTGGTTTGTCCAATACATTTTCCTATAAAGGCATCACATTAGAAATATTCTTCCAAGGTCAGTTTGGTAATAAGGCATTGAATAATAACGGATTCTTTCTGGAAAACTCTGCCAGTGGTGGTTGGAACAACATAAGTTCTCAATTAGAGAGATGGCAAAGCCCTGGAGATATTACCAGTGTACCTCGTCCTTATGAAGGTGGAACAGAACCAGGCAGTGCTAACTATGCTGGTATTTTCTCCAGTAAACATATCGAAGATGCTTCTTACATTCGTTTAAAACAACTTACTGTAAGTTATGATTTTCCGGTTGGGTTAATTTCGAAAGTCAGGTTGAGTAAAGTTCGGCTATTTGTGCAAGGTTTAAACCTGGTGACCTGGACAAAATATAAAGGTCTAGACCCTGAATTAGTCACAACAGAATTGGGAAGATATCCTCAACCTCGCCAATATACTGCAGGCTTACAAGTTGAATTTTAA
- a CDS encoding NAD(P)H-binding protein, whose product MKIIITGSLGNVSRRLTEQLIQKGHIVTVISHDSSRVKAIKEIGATAAIGLIEDADFLIQTFSGADAVYTMVPPNYHTHDYQKFVTEIGETYAQTIRLAEVSYVVNLSSIGAHNPDSNGPSGTFFYEEEQLNQLSSTNVLHLRAGMFYTNFYGNIDMIKHMHIIGNNFDGTLSLAMTHPYDIADVATEALDKLSFTGKEVQYVVSDEKRGTEIAEALGEAINKPDLQWIVFPDEKLQEAMTQNGFSSHMASKFAELGVSIREGRLFSHYHTNKPLVFGKRKFTDFAKEFAIVYKQSM is encoded by the coding sequence ATGAAGATCATTATTACAGGGTCATTAGGCAATGTAAGCCGCAGACTCACAGAACAATTAATCCAAAAAGGACATATAGTTACTGTCATAAGCCATGATTCATCCCGAGTTAAAGCTATTAAAGAAATTGGTGCTACTGCAGCCATTGGTTTAATAGAAGATGCTGATTTCCTCATTCAAACATTTTCGGGAGCAGATGCAGTATATACAATGGTTCCTCCTAATTATCATACTCATGATTATCAAAAATTTGTAACAGAAATTGGTGAGACCTATGCTCAGACGATTCGCTTAGCCGAAGTTTCTTATGTAGTAAACCTGAGCAGTATTGGAGCACATAATCCAGATAGCAATGGCCCATCCGGAACGTTCTTTTATGAAGAAGAACAACTGAATCAGCTGTCATCAACCAATGTGTTGCATCTACGTGCAGGGATGTTTTATACCAACTTTTATGGAAATATAGATATGATAAAACATATGCATATCATTGGAAATAATTTTGATGGAACCTTATCGTTAGCGATGACTCATCCATATGATATTGCCGATGTCGCAACAGAAGCACTGGACAAACTTTCTTTTACAGGAAAAGAGGTCCAATATGTTGTAAGTGATGAAAAGAGAGGAACAGAAATAGCAGAAGCTCTAGGGGAAGCAATTAATAAGCCTGATCTGCAATGGATTGTGTTCCCAGATGAAAAACTGCAGGAAGCAATGACACAGAACGGATTCTCCAGCCATATGGCATCCAAATTTGCAGAACTTGGGGTTTCTATACGGGAAGGACGTTTGTTTTCACATTATCATACTAACAAACCTCTTGTGTTTGGCAAACGAAAATTTACAGACTTTGCGAAAGAATTTGCTATTGTTTACAAGCAGAGTATGTAA
- a CDS encoding helix-turn-helix domain-containing protein encodes MTKVKEASTIQENKKIAYAECPITYVMEKIGGYWKPIILFQLLTGSKRYSELRKGIPAITEKVLIQHLKQLEADNLIHRESKPVVPPQVTYSLTDSGIALRPVLYAMAIWAVDDSKENADTFSRKLEDFPAA; translated from the coding sequence ATGACAAAAGTGAAAGAAGCTTCAACTATCCAGGAAAATAAGAAGATTGCTTACGCAGAATGTCCTATAACCTATGTGATGGAAAAAATAGGAGGATATTGGAAACCTATTATTCTATTTCAACTTCTTACAGGTAGTAAAAGATATAGCGAATTAAGAAAAGGTATTCCTGCTATCACAGAAAAAGTGCTGATCCAGCATTTGAAGCAACTAGAGGCTGATAATCTTATACATCGAGAATCTAAACCTGTTGTTCCTCCTCAGGTTACCTATAGCCTTACTGATTCTGGTATAGCATTGCGACCTGTTTTATATGCAATGGCAATCTGGGCAGTGGATGACAGCAAAGAAAATGCGGATACTTTTTCCCGAAAGCTGGAGGACTTTCCTGCCGCTTAA